A window of the Streptomyces luomodiensis genome harbors these coding sequences:
- a CDS encoding PspC domain-containing protein, with protein sequence MTAAVPPTTPEPPPRKLYRSAEGRLLGGVARGLAGHLGLPVSWVRGVFVALFMAEGFGALVYALFWFIVPLGVGGVETTTTRPLTTVGPDGRRRILARRPERGQIIALVALCVGMGIFIKGFHLGRANTYIWPLLLIGAGVALFWRQADNARRAQWVELSRSKRVLPLARAAAGVVLVAAGVSGIVVLQGSAKHLGAVLQAALAVLVGIALLAGPYVVRMTQDLSEERLMRIRAQERAEVAAHVHDSVLHTLTLIQRNAEDPREVARLARAQERELRAWLYRPEGTGKDEAEEPDTLAEAVRKTAAEVEDHHGVPIEVVVVGDCPLDERLGAQIQAAREAMVNAAKYGGDGGAVQVFAEVEGATVFISVRDRGPGFDVDAVPEDRMGVRESIIGRMQRNGGTARLRSAPDGGTEVELEMERVATT encoded by the coding sequence ATGACCGCCGCCGTGCCCCCCACGACCCCGGAGCCACCTCCGCGCAAGCTCTACCGCAGTGCCGAAGGCCGCCTCCTCGGCGGTGTGGCCCGAGGGCTGGCGGGGCACCTCGGGCTTCCGGTGTCCTGGGTACGGGGCGTCTTCGTCGCGTTGTTCATGGCGGAGGGGTTCGGCGCGCTCGTCTACGCGCTCTTCTGGTTCATCGTCCCGCTCGGCGTCGGCGGCGTGGAGACGACGACCACCCGACCGCTCACCACCGTGGGCCCCGACGGCCGCCGCCGGATCCTGGCCCGCAGGCCGGAGCGGGGCCAGATCATCGCCCTCGTCGCCCTCTGCGTCGGCATGGGCATCTTCATCAAGGGCTTCCACCTCGGCCGCGCCAACACCTACATCTGGCCGCTCCTCCTCATCGGCGCGGGCGTCGCCCTGTTCTGGCGCCAGGCGGACAACGCCCGCCGCGCCCAGTGGGTCGAACTCAGCCGCAGCAAGCGGGTGCTGCCCCTGGCCCGTGCCGCCGCGGGGGTCGTCCTGGTGGCCGCAGGGGTGTCCGGGATCGTCGTCCTCCAAGGCTCGGCCAAACACCTGGGGGCCGTACTACAGGCGGCCCTGGCCGTCCTGGTCGGTATCGCACTGCTGGCGGGCCCGTATGTGGTGCGGATGACGCAGGACCTCTCCGAAGAGCGGCTGATGCGTATCCGGGCGCAGGAACGGGCGGAGGTGGCGGCCCACGTCCACGACTCCGTCCTGCACACCCTCACCCTGATCCAGCGCAACGCGGAGGACCCTCGCGAGGTGGCCCGGCTGGCCCGCGCCCAGGAGCGGGAGCTGCGCGCGTGGCTCTACCGGCCGGAGGGCACCGGTAAGGACGAGGCCGAGGAGCCGGACACCCTCGCGGAGGCGGTGAGGAAGACGGCGGCGGAGGTCGAGGACCACCACGGCGTCCCGATCGAGGTGGTGGTGGTCGGCGACTGCCCCCTGGACGAGAGACTGGGCGCACAGATACAGGCGGCGCGCGAGGCGATGGTCAACGCGGCCAAGTACGGTGGCGACGGCGGAGCCGTCCAGGTCTTCGCCGAGGTCGAGGGGGCCACGGTGTTCATCTCCGTGCGCGACCGCGGTCCCGGCTTCGACGTGGACGCGGTGCCGGAGGACCGGATGGGCGTACGCGAGTCGATCATCGGCCGGATGCAGCGGAACGGCGGCACGGCCCGGCTGAGGTCCGCGCCGGACGGGGGTACGGAAGTGGAGCTGGAGATGGAGAGGGTGGCGACGACATGA
- a CDS encoding LuxR C-terminal-related transcriptional regulator — MPAPGPVGAGDAGPDDAAEPRRVRVVLVDDHRMFRTGVQAEIGDTARTGVEVVGEAADVDQAVTVITATRPEVVLLDVHLPGGGGVEVLRRSASLMADQNRPVRFLALSVSDAAEDVIGVIRGGARGYVTKTITGTDLVDAIFRVSEGDAVFSPRLAGFVLDAFASTDAPPVDEDLDRLTQREREVLRLIARGYAYKEIAKQLFISVKTVESHVSAVLRKLQLSNRHELTRWATARRLV; from the coding sequence GTGCCCGCGCCCGGTCCGGTGGGGGCGGGTGACGCGGGGCCCGACGACGCCGCGGAGCCGCGCCGGGTGCGTGTCGTGCTGGTCGACGATCACCGTATGTTCCGCACCGGGGTGCAGGCCGAGATCGGGGACACGGCCCGGACCGGCGTCGAGGTGGTCGGCGAGGCGGCCGATGTCGACCAGGCCGTCACCGTGATCACCGCGACCCGCCCCGAGGTCGTACTGCTCGATGTGCACCTCCCGGGCGGGGGCGGGGTCGAAGTGCTGCGCCGCAGCGCCTCGCTGATGGCCGACCAGAACCGTCCGGTGCGCTTCCTCGCGCTCTCCGTCTCGGACGCCGCCGAGGACGTCATCGGGGTCATCCGCGGCGGCGCCCGCGGCTATGTGACCAAGACCATCACCGGCACCGACCTGGTCGACGCGATCTTCCGGGTCTCCGAGGGCGACGCGGTCTTCTCGCCGCGCCTCGCCGGTTTCGTCCTGGACGCCTTCGCCTCCACCGACGCCCCGCCCGTGGACGAGGACCTGGACCGGCTCACCCAGCGGGAACGCGAGGTGCTGCGCCTGATCGCCCGCGGCTACGCCTACAAGGAGATCGCCAAGCAGCTGTTCATCTCGGTGAAGACGGTCGAGAGCCACGTCTCGGCGGTGTTGCGCAAGCTCCAGCTCTCCAACCGCCATGAGCTGACCCGCTGGGCGACGGCCCGTCGCTTGGTCTGA
- a CDS encoding DoxX family protein: protein MRHADRMAGSGTAGSGGSVNGVSGIGGQQSLGVRATAARYALLPLRIFLGVTFVYAGLDKLTDSAFLADSGAGSIGELMRQARDSSAVPWLVDQALKDPTAFGYAMAYGELAVGLGTLVGLLSRLAAFGGALISLSLWLTVSWQSDPYYYGNDLAYLMAWLPLVLAGAPYLSLDLALSRRRRRQGSQLFT from the coding sequence ATGAGGCATGCGGACCGTATGGCCGGGTCGGGCACGGCGGGCAGTGGCGGCAGTGTGAACGGTGTGAGCGGCATAGGCGGGCAGCAGTCCCTGGGCGTGCGGGCCACGGCCGCCCGTTACGCGCTGCTGCCGCTGCGTATCTTTCTCGGTGTCACCTTCGTCTACGCCGGGCTCGACAAACTCACCGACTCGGCCTTCCTGGCCGACTCGGGCGCGGGCTCGATCGGCGAGCTGATGCGTCAGGCGCGGGACAGCTCGGCCGTGCCGTGGCTGGTCGACCAGGCCCTCAAGGATCCCACCGCGTTCGGCTACGCCATGGCCTACGGCGAACTGGCGGTCGGTCTCGGCACTCTGGTGGGCCTCCTCTCCCGCCTGGCCGCCTTCGGCGGCGCGCTGATCTCGCTGAGCCTGTGGCTCACGGTCAGCTGGCAGTCGGACCCGTACTACTACGGCAACGACCTGGCCTATCTGATGGCGTGGCTGCCGCTGGTGCTGGCGGGGGCGCCGTATCTCTCCCTGGACCTCGCCCTCTCCAGGCGCCGGCGCCGACAGGGCTCGCAGCTGTTCACGTAG
- a CDS encoding FAD-dependent monooxygenase gives MESIETEVVIVGAGPTGLTLAYELALAGVETLVLEKLPERLQQVKGGAIQPRTAEMLELRGLLEPMLRRAMPRGPVGGHFAMLPVPLDCRPWDTRYPSPISLPQWEIEEVLEERATALGARIRRGAAVTSVEADTDGVTVAADDGPRVRARYVVACDGGHSAVRKKLGMPFPGRSGTYLAVLADVRLSSVSELVPREQGHISTLTRQANDYWAMLVPLGDDRYRLTYGYYGSEDRPEVTRDTPVGDDEIAAALRAVYGEGTVLGGVDNSSRFSDATRQVERYRAGRVLFAGDAAHIHPPLGGQGLNLGVQDAFNLGWKLAATLHGRAPAGLLDSYHAERHPVAAGVLHHTSAQRVLADPRPDNEDVMALREIVTDLLRLPDANRHLAGLMSGLALGYEIPGARHPLAGQRVPDTELVTASGPARLSSLFGPGHAVLLDVGGLVPDGVRLPERVDLVPAKSTADLGAGALLFRPDGYVCWAADDAAACREGVLPAIAAHLVA, from the coding sequence ATGGAGTCGATCGAGACCGAGGTCGTCATCGTGGGTGCCGGGCCGACCGGGCTGACGCTGGCGTACGAGCTGGCCCTGGCCGGGGTGGAGACCCTGGTGCTGGAGAAGCTGCCGGAGCGCCTCCAGCAGGTGAAGGGCGGGGCGATCCAGCCCCGTACGGCGGAAATGCTGGAGCTGCGGGGGCTGCTGGAGCCGATGCTGCGGCGGGCCATGCCGCGCGGACCGGTCGGCGGGCACTTCGCGATGCTGCCGGTGCCGCTGGACTGCCGCCCCTGGGACACCCGGTATCCGTCCCCGATCTCGCTCCCCCAGTGGGAGATCGAAGAGGTGCTGGAAGAACGGGCGACCGCCCTGGGCGCGCGGATACGGCGCGGGGCCGCCGTGACGTCGGTCGAGGCGGACACCGACGGGGTGACCGTCGCGGCGGACGACGGTCCACGGGTGCGGGCGCGGTACGTGGTGGCGTGCGACGGGGGCCACAGTGCGGTCCGTAAGAAGCTCGGAATGCCGTTCCCCGGGCGGTCCGGGACATATCTGGCGGTGCTCGCCGACGTTCGGCTGTCGTCCGTATCGGAGCTGGTGCCCCGGGAGCAGGGGCACATCAGCACCCTGACGCGGCAGGCGAACGACTACTGGGCGATGCTCGTCCCGCTCGGCGACGACCGCTACCGGCTCACCTACGGGTACTACGGCTCCGAGGACCGCCCGGAGGTCACCCGGGACACGCCCGTCGGCGACGACGAGATCGCCGCCGCGCTGCGGGCCGTGTACGGCGAGGGGACGGTGCTCGGCGGGGTGGACAACTCCTCCCGGTTCAGCGACGCCACCCGGCAGGTCGAGCGCTACCGGGCCGGCCGGGTGCTGTTCGCGGGGGACGCCGCGCACATCCATCCGCCGCTGGGCGGGCAGGGGCTGAACCTCGGTGTGCAGGACGCGTTCAACCTGGGCTGGAAGCTGGCCGCCACCCTCCATGGGCGGGCCCCGGCCGGGTTGCTGGACAGCTACCACGCCGAACGGCACCCGGTCGCGGCCGGAGTGCTGCACCACACCTCGGCTCAGCGGGTGCTGGCGGATCCGCGCCCGGACAACGAGGACGTGATGGCCCTGCGGGAGATCGTCACCGATCTGCTGCGGCTGCCGGACGCCAACCGGCACCTGGCGGGGCTGATGTCGGGGCTGGCGCTGGGGTACGAGATCCCCGGTGCCCGCCATCCGCTGGCCGGGCAGCGGGTGCCGGACACCGAGCTGGTCACCGCGTCCGGGCCCGCCCGGCTGTCGTCGCTGTTCGGCCCGGGACACGCCGTGCTGCTGGACGTGGGCGGGCTCGTCCCGGACGGCGTACGGCTGCCGGAGCGGGTCGACCTCGTACCCGCCAAGTCCACGGCCGACCTGGGCGCGGGCGCACTGCTGTTCCGCCCCGACGGCTACGTCTGCTGGGCGGCGGACGACGCCGCCGCGTGCCGCGAGGGGGTGCTGCCCGCGATCGCCGCGCATCTGGTGGCCTGA
- a CDS encoding PspC domain-containing protein → MTDAPTVADEAETASGSRLSHTPLRRSRDQKVISGVCGGLGRYCDLDPVIFRVVLSVLAVAGGLGLIGYGFCWLLVPLHGEDENEGRKLLSGRVEGPALTAVLVALVGCGLFLSMLNNGSVMYFSFMLALAAAGAGYWSHHRRQAQSVGAVDPATAQAVADAPPETKAPPTRGGPAPSWWRDPIIKDGTTGPLGSASYLWGPDDGPYDKAAAKAERARRVRAGAPLGGWAFLLAVAAAAVGARAAWSSQPLGTSLEIGLACALGVFGLALVIGSRWGRVGSGTVCLAVLTSALLACAAALPGSVTPEWARRTWAPTSETAVHDLYELGGGAAELKLDRLSLEPGSSVASRVEMGVGKLEVTVPRDARVRLDIEVGLGDIWLPGEKKDKDNVDVGPGRERELTLDPVGGGEAKGTVSLKLEVGLGTVEVRRS, encoded by the coding sequence ATGACCGATGCACCCACCGTGGCGGACGAGGCCGAGACCGCGTCCGGTTCCCGCCTGTCGCACACGCCGCTGCGGCGCAGCCGTGACCAGAAGGTGATCTCGGGGGTGTGCGGAGGGCTCGGCCGGTACTGCGATCTGGACCCGGTGATCTTCCGGGTGGTGCTGTCGGTGCTGGCCGTGGCGGGCGGCCTCGGTCTGATCGGGTACGGCTTCTGCTGGCTGCTCGTCCCGCTGCACGGCGAGGACGAGAACGAGGGGCGCAAGCTCCTCTCGGGGCGGGTCGAGGGCCCGGCGCTGACGGCGGTTCTGGTGGCGCTGGTGGGCTGTGGGCTGTTCCTGTCGATGCTCAACAACGGCAGCGTCATGTACTTCTCGTTCATGCTCGCCCTCGCGGCGGCCGGTGCGGGCTACTGGTCGCACCACCGCCGCCAGGCGCAGAGCGTGGGCGCGGTGGACCCGGCCACGGCCCAGGCGGTCGCCGACGCGCCGCCCGAGACCAAGGCCCCGCCCACGCGGGGCGGCCCCGCCCCGTCCTGGTGGCGCGACCCGATCATCAAGGACGGTACGACCGGGCCGCTCGGCTCCGCCTCGTATCTGTGGGGGCCGGACGACGGGCCGTACGACAAGGCGGCGGCGAAGGCGGAGCGGGCCCGCCGGGTGCGGGCCGGGGCGCCGCTCGGCGGCTGGGCCTTCCTGCTGGCGGTCGCCGCCGCCGCGGTGGGGGCGCGGGCGGCGTGGTCCTCCCAGCCGCTGGGCACCAGTCTGGAGATCGGGTTGGCCTGCGCGCTGGGCGTCTTCGGGCTCGCCCTGGTCATCGGCTCCCGCTGGGGCCGGGTCGGCTCCGGCACGGTGTGCCTCGCGGTGCTCACGAGCGCGCTGCTGGCGTGCGCGGCGGCCCTGCCCGGGTCGGTGACCCCCGAATGGGCCCGCCGCACCTGGGCCCCGACCTCGGAAACCGCCGTGCACGACCTCTATGAGCTGGGCGGCGGCGCCGCCGAGCTCAAGCTGGACCGCCTGTCCCTGGAACCGGGCAGCAGTGTTGCCAGCCGGGTGGAGATGGGCGTGGGCAAGCTGGAGGTGACGGTTCCGCGTGACGCCCGGGTGCGGCTCGACATCGAGGTCGGGCTCGGCGACATCTGGCTTCCGGGTGAGAAGAAGGACAAGGACAACGTCGACGTCGGTCCGGGCCGGGAGCGCGAGCTCACCCTGGACCCGGTGGGCGGCGGCGAGGCCAAGGGCACGGTCTCGCTGAAGCTGGAGGTCGGGCTGGGCACCGTGGAGGTGAGGCGATCATGA
- a CDS encoding Uma2 family endonuclease, translating to MSAAHEYGLDEQYEWPRPPEGGWTADDLDRLPNLPPHTELIDGSLVLVSPQAAFHARAMRLFEFTLLDQAPDTLDVMREMTVKLDDINRLEPDVLVLRAGADAGPRDTCYRSEDLVLAIEVVSPDSKARDREVKPRKYAGAGVPHFWRVEEDRGLPVVYVYELDPAVKAYQPTGIYHDKLTLTVPFSIEIDLTAINRRRL from the coding sequence ATGAGCGCCGCACACGAGTACGGGCTGGACGAGCAGTACGAGTGGCCCCGCCCGCCGGAGGGCGGCTGGACGGCGGACGACCTCGACCGGCTTCCGAATCTTCCTCCGCACACGGAGCTGATCGACGGGAGTCTCGTCCTCGTGAGTCCGCAGGCCGCTTTCCACGCACGTGCCATGAGACTGTTCGAGTTCACCCTGCTGGACCAGGCACCGGACACCTTGGACGTCATGCGGGAGATGACGGTCAAGCTGGACGACATCAATCGCCTGGAACCCGATGTCCTGGTCCTTCGGGCTGGGGCGGATGCCGGGCCCCGCGACACCTGTTACAGGTCAGAGGACCTCGTGCTGGCCATCGAAGTAGTGTCGCCGGACTCCAAGGCGCGTGACCGCGAAGTCAAGCCGCGCAAGTACGCCGGTGCGGGTGTGCCGCATTTCTGGCGGGTGGAGGAGGACCGCGGACTGCCCGTGGTCTACGTCTACGAACTCGATCCCGCTGTGAAGGCGTACCAGCCCACCGGCATCTACCACGACAAGCTCACCCTGACCGTCCCGTTCTCCATCGAGATCGACCTCACCGCGATCAATCGCCGCCGGCTCTGA
- a CDS encoding TetR family transcriptional regulator yields MTTENQPGLRERKKQRTREAISDAAIALFIERGFHEVSVAQIAEAAEVSKRTLFAYFPTKEDLVVHRMADHETESARVVRARPARTTPLTALRDHFLDGLRRRDPITGLNDTPEIRELTQLIFRTPALIDRMQRFKAGGERALTEALRDTADAPDLIARMASVQVIAVQWALSMENFERLASGETADVRYPDAVRDAEAAFALLANGLATVS; encoded by the coding sequence GTGACGACCGAGAACCAGCCCGGCCTGCGGGAACGCAAGAAGCAGCGGACCCGCGAGGCGATCTCGGACGCCGCGATCGCCCTCTTCATCGAGCGCGGCTTCCATGAGGTCTCCGTGGCCCAGATCGCCGAGGCCGCCGAGGTCTCCAAGCGCACGCTGTTCGCGTACTTCCCGACCAAGGAAGACCTCGTGGTGCACCGCATGGCCGACCACGAGACCGAATCCGCCCGGGTGGTGCGCGCCCGCCCCGCGCGCACCACCCCGCTGACCGCTCTGCGCGACCACTTCCTCGACGGCCTGCGCCGGCGCGATCCGATCACCGGTCTCAACGACACCCCTGAGATCCGGGAGCTCACCCAACTGATCTTCCGGACCCCCGCCCTGATCGACCGCATGCAGCGCTTCAAGGCGGGCGGCGAACGCGCCCTCACCGAGGCCCTGCGCGACACCGCCGACGCGCCGGACCTCATCGCCCGGATGGCCTCGGTCCAGGTCATCGCCGTCCAATGGGCGCTGTCCATGGAGAACTTCGAGCGCCTGGCGTCCGGCGAGACCGCCGATGTCCGCTACCCGGACGCGGTCCGCGACGCGGAGGCGGCCTTCGCCCTGCTGGCGAACGGCCTCGCGACGGTCAGCTGA
- a CDS encoding helix-turn-helix transcriptional regulator, which yields MDRRELAAFLRSRRERITPADVGLPAGTRRRTPGLRREEVAQLAFISTEYYTRLEQARAPRPSREVLAGLARALRLADAERVHLHHLAGAPPGPAAGPSREVRPSIAELLRRLPHAAAIVVSASYEVIAWNDLAAAFMEDFSALSRRDRNLARRAFLGPHRDGRRLYGVTDADAFARTAAEELRATAARYPDDPEVTGLVAELRSGSEEFARLWDSHDVSTGPTLCKTFHHPLVGSITVNCDSLDIADRDQRVVIYTADPGSPSEEALKLLSVIGTQRMDVPS from the coding sequence GTGGACAGACGAGAACTTGCGGCCTTCCTGCGCAGCCGGCGCGAGCGGATCACCCCCGCCGACGTGGGACTGCCCGCCGGGACGCGGCGCCGCACCCCGGGGCTGCGGCGCGAGGAGGTGGCGCAGTTGGCGTTCATCTCGACCGAGTACTACACGCGGCTGGAGCAGGCCCGCGCGCCGCGCCCGTCCCGCGAGGTGCTGGCCGGGCTGGCCCGCGCCCTGCGGCTGGCCGACGCCGAGCGGGTCCACCTCCACCATCTCGCGGGCGCCCCGCCCGGTCCGGCGGCCGGACCGTCCCGTGAGGTGCGGCCGAGCATCGCGGAGCTGCTGCGGCGGCTGCCGCACGCGGCGGCGATCGTCGTGTCCGCAAGTTACGAGGTCATCGCCTGGAACGACTTGGCCGCCGCCTTCATGGAGGACTTCTCCGCCCTCTCGCGCCGCGACCGCAACCTGGCCCGCCGCGCCTTCCTCGGGCCACACCGGGACGGGCGGCGGCTGTACGGGGTGACGGACGCGGACGCGTTCGCCCGGACCGCGGCCGAGGAGCTGCGCGCCACGGCCGCCCGCTACCCCGACGACCCGGAGGTGACCGGGCTGGTGGCCGAGCTCCGTTCGGGCAGCGAGGAGTTCGCCCGGCTGTGGGACTCCCACGACGTGTCGACCGGGCCCACCCTGTGCAAGACGTTCCACCATCCGCTCGTCGGGTCCATCACCGTCAACTGCGACTCGCTGGACATCGCCGACCGGGACCAGCGGGTCGTCATCTACACCGCCGACCCCGGTTCACCGTCCGAGGAGGCGCTGAAGCTGCTGTCGGTCATCGGCACCCAGCGCATGGATGTGCCGAGCTAG
- a CDS encoding class II aldolase/adducin family protein, which translates to MTNQPQAPTPIPTDQLRFTMPPQHASPEDERRHRKERLAAALRLFGRFGYEEGVAGHITVRDPEFTDCYWVNPFGMPFGHITVSDLLLVNQAGQVVEGRCHVNQAAFVVHSSVHQARPDVVAVAHSRSVHGRALAALGEPLEPITQEVCAFFEDHGVYAGSTGVVVDEEEGRAIATALGGHKGLILRNRGLLTVGDSVDAAAWWFITMERAAQVQLTAKASGKPVPIDRADALRTREQLGNDLVAWINYQPLYLQITRAEPDLLS; encoded by the coding sequence ATGACGAACCAGCCGCAGGCCCCCACCCCGATACCGACCGATCAGCTGCGGTTCACCATGCCCCCGCAGCACGCCTCCCCCGAGGACGAGCGTCGCCACCGCAAGGAGCGGCTGGCCGCGGCGCTGCGCCTGTTCGGACGGTTCGGGTACGAGGAAGGGGTCGCGGGACACATCACCGTGCGGGACCCGGAGTTCACCGACTGCTACTGGGTGAACCCCTTCGGCATGCCCTTCGGCCACATCACCGTGAGCGATCTGCTCCTGGTCAATCAGGCGGGCCAGGTGGTGGAGGGTCGCTGCCACGTCAATCAGGCCGCGTTCGTCGTTCACTCTTCCGTGCATCAGGCGCGGCCGGACGTCGTGGCCGTCGCGCACAGCCGCTCGGTGCACGGCCGCGCGCTGGCCGCGCTCGGTGAGCCGCTGGAGCCGATCACCCAGGAGGTCTGCGCCTTCTTCGAGGACCACGGGGTCTACGCGGGCAGCACGGGGGTCGTCGTGGACGAGGAGGAGGGGCGCGCGATCGCCACCGCGCTCGGCGGGCACAAGGGCCTCATCCTGCGCAATCGCGGTCTGCTGACGGTGGGGGACTCGGTGGACGCGGCCGCGTGGTGGTTCATCACGATGGAGCGGGCCGCCCAGGTGCAGCTGACCGCGAAGGCGTCGGGGAAACCGGTGCCCATCGACCGCGCCGACGCGCTGCGGACGCGTGAGCAGCTCGGAAACGATCTTGTGGCCTGGATCAACTATCAACCTCTGTATCTCCAGATCACCCGCGCTGAGCCGGACCTGCTGAGCTGA
- a CDS encoding serine/threonine-protein kinase → MSDEGHLIAGRYRLVEKIGRGGMGTVWRAEDELLGRQVAVKQLHVSPHLAEDELTTLHERTRREARSAARITHPNVVVVHDVVDHGGLPCIVMEYVPSTTLADLLKDGGSISPDEAARIGRGMIAALRAAHAAGVLHRDVKPGNVLLGPDGRVVLTDFGIAMATGTSTLTKTGEVVGSIDYIAPERVRGRKPGPASDLWALGATLYQAVEGRAPFRRATAIETGYAIAVDPLDPPKQAGPLAALIERLLAKEPELRPSAEETERALRLPASEADTTSLPAPSLDSTTQTSRLDSTMNLSTRREPGTPPDRTTGTTANTPPHTPPHAPTASVSYPVMPAAPNTTQNTPPNTALPPPPGPAPAPPPPARKTNRKAVWTAVGASLAVVAVAGGVYVFGMDHDSGKDSGGQSSASGSPSASPTPAYTPPSGYHIVTEKKFGFSLPIPDGWSRQEKTDPDGNTVDSTQEVRYLDPTRMVGLRINVLDFASADQVQHFEEVETELKKAYPVYQRMRMQETKFLNMPAAVWEFKFRGSERMFRAIDLGFGKEGGKEYAIYLSAPDADWDTYRPVFDEVRDGFRILG, encoded by the coding sequence GTGTCGGACGAAGGCCACCTGATAGCCGGACGTTACCGCCTGGTCGAGAAGATCGGCCGCGGCGGCATGGGCACGGTGTGGCGGGCCGAGGACGAACTGCTGGGCCGCCAGGTCGCGGTCAAGCAGCTCCATGTCTCTCCGCACCTCGCCGAGGACGAGTTGACGACGCTGCACGAACGCACCCGCCGCGAGGCGCGCAGCGCGGCCCGTATCACCCACCCCAATGTGGTCGTGGTCCACGACGTGGTGGACCACGGAGGACTGCCGTGCATCGTCATGGAGTACGTGCCCTCCACAACCCTCGCGGACCTGCTCAAGGACGGCGGCTCGATCTCCCCCGACGAGGCCGCCCGCATCGGCCGCGGCATGATCGCCGCCCTGCGCGCCGCGCACGCGGCCGGGGTGCTGCACCGGGACGTCAAGCCCGGCAATGTGCTGCTCGGCCCCGACGGCCGGGTCGTGCTCACGGACTTCGGCATCGCGATGGCCACCGGCACCTCGACGCTGACCAAGACCGGCGAGGTCGTCGGCTCCATCGACTACATCGCGCCCGAACGGGTCCGGGGCCGCAAGCCCGGCCCCGCGTCGGACCTGTGGGCGCTGGGGGCGACGCTCTATCAAGCGGTCGAGGGGCGGGCGCCGTTCCGCAGAGCCACCGCGATCGAGACCGGTTACGCGATCGCCGTCGATCCGCTGGACCCGCCGAAACAGGCGGGGCCGCTGGCTGCGTTGATCGAGCGTCTGCTGGCGAAGGAGCCGGAGCTGCGGCCCTCGGCGGAGGAGACCGAACGGGCGTTGCGGCTGCCCGCCTCGGAGGCCGACACCACATCGCTGCCGGCGCCGTCGCTCGACTCCACCACGCAGACGTCGCGGCTCGACTCCACCATGAACCTGTCGACGCGGCGGGAGCCCGGCACGCCCCCGGACAGGACCACGGGCACGACCGCGAACACTCCGCCGCACACCCCACCGCACGCGCCCACGGCTTCGGTCTCGTACCCCGTCATGCCGGCCGCGCCGAACACCACCCAGAACACCCCTCCGAACACCGCGCTGCCCCCACCCCCCGGCCCGGCTCCCGCTCCCCCTCCTCCGGCGCGGAAGACGAACCGTAAGGCGGTGTGGACCGCCGTGGGCGCCTCCCTGGCGGTCGTGGCCGTGGCGGGCGGCGTCTATGTGTTCGGCATGGACCACGACAGCGGTAAGGACAGCGGCGGGCAGTCCTCCGCCTCGGGCAGTCCGTCGGCCTCCCCGACCCCGGCGTACACCCCGCCGTCGGGCTATCACATCGTCACCGAGAAGAAGTTCGGCTTCTCCCTCCCCATCCCCGACGGCTGGTCCCGCCAGGAGAAGACCGACCCCGACGGCAACACGGTCGACAGCACCCAGGAGGTCCGCTACCTCGACCCCACCCGGATGGTCGGTCTGAGGATCAACGTCCTGGACTTCGCCTCCGCCGACCAAGTCCAGCACTTCGAGGAGGTCGAGACCGAGCTCAAGAAGGCTTACCCGGTCTACCAGCGGATGCGGATGCAGGAGACGAAGTTCCTGAACATGCCGGCGGCGGTGTGGGAGTTCAAGTTCCGCGGCTCGGAGCGGATGTTCCGCGCGATCGACCTCGGCTTCGGCAAGGAGGGCGGCAAGGAGTACGCGATCTACCTGAGCGCCCCGGACGCGGACTGGGACACCTACCGGCCGGTCTTCGACGAGGTCCGGGACGGCTTCCGCATCCTCGGCTGA